The nucleotide sequence CGTTTTTTTAGTCTAAACATAACATGGAGACCGCATATTATTCTCGCTGTCTCTTCCTTCCTGCAAGGATCCAACTTGTATGTTTGAAATCATATTGCGTAGCCAAAGGAATCATAATCAATGATGAAGAAATGGGCAGTGATCCTCATCGCGTAAATTTTGGTGTATTCGGCACTCCTCGATCCTTACGCAGCGTTGGCGTGACAAATAGGCCCTATAGCTCGGCCCATTTTGCTCAAAATAAGCCCAATAAGCAACTTTGCTCGCTTtcgtcacctcatctcatctcacaagTTCTCTTGTCACGGCCTCTTGATAAGGCTTCATCCCGCTACCCCTCTGACATCAGTTTGATCTATCCGCTAGCTCGACCATGGGCACCGCCGCGCTCCTCCACCCTCTGCTCTCTCTTCCCACACCCTCTCCTCGCATCCCCAAGCCACGCGTTTGCCTGTCCTCTTCATTCCTCCCATTCGCCTCCATCTCTAGGGCTCCTCCGCTGGCGTTTGGTTCTGCAACGATTCGTCGGTGCAAGGAATCCAGGGCGGCTGTACCCAAAGCGAGCTCGGAAGAAGAGGGAGCGGTGGGAGATCTTGAGGCTGGCCCAGAGGAAGAGGGAGCCCCGGGAAACGAGACGGCGGAGGAGAACTCCGAGGATTCTGAGGCGGAAGCCGAGGAGAAGCCTCCCAGGAGACCGATAATTAAGCTCGGGGATGTAATGGGGGTAAAGTTCCAGTCTTTTTCCCCTCtcgttttttcttcttctttttgtgatCGATCAAATGGCTGTTCTGCTTTGGCTAAGAGCTCGTTGATTGGTGTGTTCCGATGGGTCTTGAGTTGGCAGATTCTGAACAAGAGGGCAATTGAGGCCTCGGAGAAGGAAAGGCCCGTGCCGGACATCAGGACCGGCGATATCGTAGAGATTAAACTGGTAAAGCTTAGCTCTTGTACGTTAACTTCTACTATCATTTCAAGCTTGTTGTTGGCTTCAGTCATGCGGC is from Musa acuminata AAA Group cultivar baxijiao chromosome BXJ3-8, Cavendish_Baxijiao_AAA, whole genome shotgun sequence and encodes:
- the LOC103994608 gene encoding large ribosomal subunit protein bL19c gives rise to the protein MGTAALLHPLLSLPTPSPRIPKPRVCLSSSFLPFASISRAPPLAFGSATIRRCKESRAAVPKASSEEEGAVGDLEAGPEEEGAPGNETAEENSEDSEAEAEEKPPRRPIIKLGDVMGILNKRAIEASEKERPVPDIRTGDIVEIKLEVPENRRRASIYKGIVISKQNAGIHTTIRIRRIIAGVGVEIVFPVYSPNIKEIKVVSHRKVRRARLYYLRDKLPRLSTFK